A region of Gemmatimonadaceae bacterium DNA encodes the following proteins:
- a CDS encoding transposase, with amino-acid sequence MQCIRPGKPVENAYCESFNGNFRDECLNSCWFTTRCARTRLFYIVVRRQWQIVACANV; translated from the coding sequence TTGCAGTGCATCCGGCCGGGCAAACCCGTTGAGAACGCGTACTGCGAGAGCTTCAACGGCAACTTCCGTGATGAATGCTTGAACAGCTGCTGGTTCACCACGCGGTGCGCCCGCACGAGGCTTTTCTACATCGTCGTCAGGCGCCAATGGCAGATAGTCGCTTGTGCAAATGTATGA